One Megalops cyprinoides isolate fMegCyp1 chromosome 4, fMegCyp1.pri, whole genome shotgun sequence genomic window carries:
- the LOC118776874 gene encoding V-type proton ATPase subunit B, brain isoform, translated as MAMKAIRGIVNGAMNELSSAVTGTKAAAREHAQVVSRDYISQPRLTYKTVSGVNGPLVILDQVKFPRYAEIVHLTLPDGTKRSGQVLEVSGSKAVVQVFEGTSGIDAKKTSCEFTGDILRTPVSEDMLGRVFNGSGKPIDRGPMVLAEDYLDIMGQPINPQCRIYPEEMIQTGISAIDGMNSIARGQKIPIFSAAGLPHNEIAAQICRQAGLVKKSKDVMDYSADNFAIVFAAMGVNMETARFFKSDFEENGSMDNVCLFLNLANDPTIERIITPRLALTTAEFLAYQCEKHVLVILTDMSSYAEALREVSAAREEVPGRRGFPGYMYTDLATIYERAGRVEGRSGSITQIPILTMPNDDITHPIPDLTGYITEGQIYVDRQLHNRQIYPPINVLPSLSRLMKSAIGEGMTRKDHADVSNQLYACYAIGKDVQAMKAVVGEEALTADDLLYLEFLQKFEKNFISQGAYENRTVYETLDIGWQLMRIFPKEMLKRIPQSTLAEFYPRDSKH; from the exons CTTATAAGACTGTGTCTGGTGTCAATGGCCCACTGGTTATTTTGGATCAGGTGAAA TTCCCCAGGTATGCAGAGATTGTCCACCTGACCCTTCCTGATGGCACAAAGAGAAGCGGACAGGTGCTGGAGGTCAGCGGCTCCAAAGctgtggtgcag GTCTTTGAAGGAACCTCCGGTATTGATGCCAAAAAGACAAGTTGTGAATTTACAGGAGATATCTTACGCACACCAGTATCAGAAGACATGCTGG GTCGAGTTTTCAATGGGTCAGGAAAACCGATCGACAGGGGGCCCATGGTCTTGGCTGAAGACTATTTGGACATTATGG GACAGCCCATTAACCCGCAGTGCCGAATCTACCCAGAGGAGATGATCCAGACTGGGATCTCAGCCATCGACGGCATGAACAGCATTGCCAGAGGACAGAAGATCCCCATTTTCTCAGCCGCTGGCCTGCCACACAACGAG ATTGCAGCACAGATCTGCCGCCAAGCTGGTCTAGTCAAGAAATCCAAAGATGTGATGGATTACAGTGCGGACAACTTTGCCATTGTGTTTGCTGCCATGGGG GTTAACATGGAAACGGCAAGATTCTTCAAGTCTGACTTTGAAGAAAATGGATCTATGGACAACGTGTGCCTCTTTTTGAACTTGGCCAATGACCCCAC GATTGAGCGCATTATCACCCCTCGTCTGGCCCTCACGACTGCCGAGTTCCTGGCCTACCAGTGTGAGAAGCACGTGCTGGTCATTCTCACAGACATGAGCTCCTATGCCGAGGCTCTGCGAGAG GTGTCTGCAGCCAGAGAAGAGGTGCCTGGGCGGCGGGGTTTCCCTGGCTACATGTACACAGACCTGGCCACCATCTATGAGAGAGCTGGCCGCGTGGAGGGTCGCAGTGGCTCCATCACCCAGATTCCCATCCTCACCATGCCCAATGATG ATATTACCCACCCCATCCCTGATCTCACTGGCTATATCACAGAGGGGCAGATCTATGTGGACAGACAGCTGCATAACAGGCAG ATCTACCCCCCCATCAACGTGTTGCCCTCTTTGTCTCGACTGATGAAGTCTGCTATCGGGGAGGGGATGACCCGTAAGGACCACGCCGATGTGTCTAACCAACTG TATGCTTGCTATGCCATTGGGAAAGATGTGCAGGCCATGAAGGCCGTGGTGGGAGAGGAAGCCCTGACAGCTGATGACCTGCTCTACCTGGAGTTCCTGCAGAAGTTTGAGAAGAACTTCATCTCCCAGG GTGCCTATGAAAACCGTACTGTGTATGAGACCCTGGACATCGGCTGGCAGCTGATGAGAATCTTCCCAAAAGAGATGCTGAAAAGAATCCCACAGAGTACCCTTGCTGAATTCTACCCCCGAGACTCCAAGCACTAA